A window from Solanum stenotomum isolate F172 chromosome 5, ASM1918654v1, whole genome shotgun sequence encodes these proteins:
- the LOC125865740 gene encoding diacylglycerol kinase 5-like isoform X2, whose translation MATSESNFNEDIKKDFYIPTYILSEDASQSDDVKLPDVPTCPVLVFINSKSGGQLGGDLLNTYQSLLNKYQVFDLGKETPDSVLHRLYLNLEKLKNNGDEFAAKLEERLRIIVAGGDGTAGWLLGVVSDLKLSQPPPIATVPLGTGNNLPFSFGWGKKNPGTDQNSVISFLKKVMDAKEMKIDSWHILMRMRAPKEGCCDPIAPLELPHSLHAFHRVSASDDLNVEGCHTFRGGFWNYFSMGMDAQVSYAFHSERKMHPEKFKNQLVNQSTYARLGCTQGWFFASLVHPSSRNIAQLAKVKIMKKHGEWQDLDIPHSIRSIVCLNLPSFSGGLNPWGTPNSNKRRDRDLTPPFVDDGLIEVVGFRNAWHGMVLLAPNGHGTRLAQAHRIRFEFHKGAADHTFMRIDGEPWKQPLPVDDDTVVVEIAHLGQVKMLATHDCRSKSVHDPSSHVNHDCDDGDSDGEEEDSVVEEQRKFGAADTFKIPEEVDISHIS comes from the exons ATGGCCACTTCCGAAAGCAATTTTAATGAGGACATCAAGAAAGATTTCTATATCCCTACCTATATACTTTCTGAGGATGCAAGTCAGAGTGATGATGTAAAATTGCCTGATGTACCTACATGTCCCGTGCTAGTATTCATCAACTCTAAAAGTGGAGGTCAACTTGGTGGAGATCTTCTTAATACATATCAATCACTTCTTAACAAATATCAG GTTTTTGATTTGGGAAAAGAAACTCCTGATAGTGTTTTACACAGACTCTATCTGAATCtagaaaaactaaagaacaatGGTGATGAATTTGCCGCGAAACTTGAGGAGAGATTGAGGATCATT GTTGCAGGTGGCGATGGCACAGCTGGCTGGCTTCTTGGAGTTGTATCTGATCTCAAACTATCTCAGCCACCACCAATTGCTACTGTGCCTTTGGGAACTGGAAACAACCTTCCATTCTCTTTTGGCTGG GGCAAGAAGAATCCAGGAACTGACCAAAACTCGGTTATCTCATTCTTGAAGAAAGTAATGGATGCAAAAGAAATGAAGATAGACAG TTGGCACATTCTAATGAGGATGAGAGCACCAAAAGAGGGTTGCTGTGATCCTATTGCACCACTTGAATTGCCTCATTCGTTGCATGCGTTTCACCGGGTGTCAGCTTCTGATGATCTTAATGTG GAAGGATGCCATACATTTCGTGGAGGATTCTGGAATTATTTCAGCATGG GGATGGATGCACAAGTATCATATGCATTTCATTCAGAACGAAAGATGCATCCTGAAAAGTTCAAAAACCAGCTTGTCAATCAG AGTACATATGCAAGGCTTGGATGTACGCAAGGATGGTTTTTTGCATCCCTTGTTCATCCTTCTTCAAG GAACATAGCTCAACTGGCCAAGGTTAAGATAATGAAAAAGCATGGCGAATGGCAAGACCTTGACATCCCTCACAG TATCAGGTCAATTGTGTGCCTAAACTTGCCTAGCTTTTCTGGTGGACTAAATCCTTGGGGAACACCAAATAGCAACAAACGCCGAGAT AGGGACTTGACTCCACCATTTGTTGATGATGGCCTCATTGAGGTTGTTGGCTTTAGAAATGCTTGGCATGGAATGGTTCTTCTTGCTCCAAATGGGCATGGGACACGGCTTGCACAG GCACATCGTATCCGGTTTGAGTTTCATAAGGGTGCAGCTGACCACACATTCATGAGGATCGATGGGGAACCATGGAAGCAGCCTCTCCCCGTTGATGATGACACAGTTGTGGTAGAAATCGCACATCTTGGCCAAGTTAAGATGCTTGCTACCCATGATTGCAGATCCAAAAGTGTACACGACCCTTCAAGTCATGTCAATCATGATTGTGATGACGGAGATAGTGATGGTGAAGAGGAAGATTCGGTCGTGGAAGAACAGAGGAAATTCGGGGCAGCAGACACATTCAAAATTCCTGAGGAAGTTGACATTTCACATATCAGTTGA
- the LOC125865740 gene encoding diacylglycerol kinase 5-like isoform X1, whose translation MSKVQLVMATSESNFNEDIKKDFYIPTYILSEDASQSDDVKLPDVPTCPVLVFINSKSGGQLGGDLLNTYQSLLNKYQVFDLGKETPDSVLHRLYLNLEKLKNNGDEFAAKLEERLRIIVAGGDGTAGWLLGVVSDLKLSQPPPIATVPLGTGNNLPFSFGWGKKNPGTDQNSVISFLKKVMDAKEMKIDSWHILMRMRAPKEGCCDPIAPLELPHSLHAFHRVSASDDLNVEGCHTFRGGFWNYFSMGMDAQVSYAFHSERKMHPEKFKNQLVNQSTYARLGCTQGWFFASLVHPSSRNIAQLAKVKIMKKHGEWQDLDIPHSIRSIVCLNLPSFSGGLNPWGTPNSNKRRDRDLTPPFVDDGLIEVVGFRNAWHGMVLLAPNGHGTRLAQAHRIRFEFHKGAADHTFMRIDGEPWKQPLPVDDDTVVVEIAHLGQVKMLATHDCRSKSVHDPSSHVNHDCDDGDSDGEEEDSVVEEQRKFGAADTFKIPEEVDISHIS comes from the exons ATGTCCAAG GTACAGCTAGTTATGGCCACTTCCGAAAGCAATTTTAATGAGGACATCAAGAAAGATTTCTATATCCCTACCTATATACTTTCTGAGGATGCAAGTCAGAGTGATGATGTAAAATTGCCTGATGTACCTACATGTCCCGTGCTAGTATTCATCAACTCTAAAAGTGGAGGTCAACTTGGTGGAGATCTTCTTAATACATATCAATCACTTCTTAACAAATATCAG GTTTTTGATTTGGGAAAAGAAACTCCTGATAGTGTTTTACACAGACTCTATCTGAATCtagaaaaactaaagaacaatGGTGATGAATTTGCCGCGAAACTTGAGGAGAGATTGAGGATCATT GTTGCAGGTGGCGATGGCACAGCTGGCTGGCTTCTTGGAGTTGTATCTGATCTCAAACTATCTCAGCCACCACCAATTGCTACTGTGCCTTTGGGAACTGGAAACAACCTTCCATTCTCTTTTGGCTGG GGCAAGAAGAATCCAGGAACTGACCAAAACTCGGTTATCTCATTCTTGAAGAAAGTAATGGATGCAAAAGAAATGAAGATAGACAG TTGGCACATTCTAATGAGGATGAGAGCACCAAAAGAGGGTTGCTGTGATCCTATTGCACCACTTGAATTGCCTCATTCGTTGCATGCGTTTCACCGGGTGTCAGCTTCTGATGATCTTAATGTG GAAGGATGCCATACATTTCGTGGAGGATTCTGGAATTATTTCAGCATGG GGATGGATGCACAAGTATCATATGCATTTCATTCAGAACGAAAGATGCATCCTGAAAAGTTCAAAAACCAGCTTGTCAATCAG AGTACATATGCAAGGCTTGGATGTACGCAAGGATGGTTTTTTGCATCCCTTGTTCATCCTTCTTCAAG GAACATAGCTCAACTGGCCAAGGTTAAGATAATGAAAAAGCATGGCGAATGGCAAGACCTTGACATCCCTCACAG TATCAGGTCAATTGTGTGCCTAAACTTGCCTAGCTTTTCTGGTGGACTAAATCCTTGGGGAACACCAAATAGCAACAAACGCCGAGAT AGGGACTTGACTCCACCATTTGTTGATGATGGCCTCATTGAGGTTGTTGGCTTTAGAAATGCTTGGCATGGAATGGTTCTTCTTGCTCCAAATGGGCATGGGACACGGCTTGCACAG GCACATCGTATCCGGTTTGAGTTTCATAAGGGTGCAGCTGACCACACATTCATGAGGATCGATGGGGAACCATGGAAGCAGCCTCTCCCCGTTGATGATGACACAGTTGTGGTAGAAATCGCACATCTTGGCCAAGTTAAGATGCTTGCTACCCATGATTGCAGATCCAAAAGTGTACACGACCCTTCAAGTCATGTCAATCATGATTGTGATGACGGAGATAGTGATGGTGAAGAGGAAGATTCGGTCGTGGAAGAACAGAGGAAATTCGGGGCAGCAGACACATTCAAAATTCCTGAGGAAGTTGACATTTCACATATCAGTTGA